One genomic region from Tripterygium wilfordii isolate XIE 37 chromosome 20, ASM1340144v1, whole genome shotgun sequence encodes:
- the LOC119987221 gene encoding probable glutathione peroxidase 8 yields the protein MASPRTENATSIYDFTVKDAAGNDVNLSTYRGKVLLIVNVASKCGMTNSNYAELNQLYEKYKDQGLEILAFPCNQFGEEEPGSNDQIVEFVCTRFKSEFPVFGKTEVNGNNSAPLYKFLKSAKWGILGDDIQWNFAKFLVDRNGQVVDRYYPTTSPLSLEYDIKKLLAVA from the exons ATGGCAAGTCCAAGAACAGAGAACGCAACTTCCATCTACGACTTCACTGTCAAG GATGCCGCAGGAAATGATGTTAATCTTAGCACTTACAGGGGGAAAGTACTTCTGATAGTAAATGTTGCCTCAAAATG TGGGATGACCAATTCAAATTACGCAGAGCTGAATCAATTATATGAGAAGTACAAAGATCAAG GCTTAGAGATACTTGCATTTCCATGCAATCAGTTTGGTGAGGAAGAACCCGGAAGTAATGATCAGATTGTAGAGTTTGTCTGCACTCGCTTCAAATCAGAGTTCCCTGTATTTGGCAAG ACCGAAGTAAATGGTAACAACTCTGCTCCATTGTACAAATTCTTGAAGTCAGCCAAATGGGGAATCTTAGGGGATGACATTCAGTGGAATTTTGCCAAGTTTTTGGTTGATAGAAATGGACAAGTTGTCGATCGCTATTACCCCACCACATCTCCTTTGAGCCTCGAG TATGACATAAAGAAGCTGTTGGCTGTTGCATGA
- the LOC119987220 gene encoding AT-hook motif nuclear-localized protein 5-like isoform X1: MDGREGMALSGGSSSYYIHRGGIRGSGSGSQAGELHLASGFRSFSNPNLQPQSNAQPGTAFSIEPSPQANFGHNINVGLPQADPPVKKKRGRPRKYAPDGQVSLGLLPLPVRPKPSSGSDPMTPKRCRGRPPGTGRKQQLSLLGEWMNSSAGLAFAPHVATIAVGEDIVTKILSFAQQRPRAVCILSGTGTVSTITLHQPVSSKPSVTYEGRFQILCLSGSYLVAEDGGPRSRTGGMSASLSSPDGHVIGGAVATLIAATPVQVVLCSFVYGGSKSKDKHVDAPKDEGESAHRPDDNSVTPKSSVPTSIPSQNYNPSPVNTWPNLRPVDHRNPHADIDLTRG, translated from the exons ATGGATGGGAGAGAAGGCATGGCATTGTCTGGTGGATCGTCTTCATATTACATTCATAGAGGAGGGATACGTGGGTCAGGGTCCGGATCACAAGCTGGTGAATTGCATCTTGCTTCTGGATTCAGATCCTTTTCAAATCCTAACCTGCAGCCTCAGTCCAATGCCCAGCCTGGCACTGCATTTTCCATAGAGCCCTCTCCACAAGCCAATTTTGGTCATAATATAAATGTTGGGTTGCCACAGGCCGACCCACCGGTGAAGAAGAAGCGGGGAAGGCCCCGTAAATATGCCCCGGATGGGCAAGTTTCATTGGGTCTTTTGCCCCTCCCGGTTAGGCCTAAGCCATCTTCTGGGTCAGACCCTATGACCCCTAAAAGATGTAGGGGGCGACCTCCTGGGACTGGGAGGAAGCAGCAGTTGTCACTACTTG GTGAGTGGATGAACAGTTCAGCTGGTCTAGCTTTTGCACCACATGTAGCCACGATCGCAGTTGGAGAG GACATTGTTACGAAAATACTATCATTTGCCCAGCAAAGGCCAAGGGCTGTGTGCATTCTTTCTGGCACAGGCACAGTTTCTACAATAACACTGCATCAGCCAGTATCTTCAAAGCCCTCTGTCACATATGAG GGTCGTTTTCAAATATTATGCTTGTCAGGTTCCTACTTGGTCGCTGAAGATGGTGGTCCTCGCAGTCGAACTGGTGGCATGAGCGCCTCTCTTTCTAGTCCTGATGGTCATGTCATTGGTGGTGCGGTTGCGACGCTTATCGCAGCAACTCCAGTTCAG GTGGTGTTGTGCAGTTTTGTATACGGTGGTTCCAAGTCCAAGGATAAACATGTGGATGCTCCCAAAGATGAGGGGGAGTCGGCCCATCGACCTGATGATAATTCGGTCACCCCAAAATCATCTGTACCAACTAGCATACCATCTCAAAATTATAACCCCTCTCCAGTGAACACTTGGCCTAATTTGCGGCCAGTCGATCATAGAAATCCTCATGCTGATATCGACTTGACCCGTGGATGA
- the LOC119987220 gene encoding AT-hook motif nuclear-localized protein 5-like isoform X2: MDGREGMALSGGSSSYYIHRGGIRGSGSGSQAGELHLASGFRSFSNPNLQPQSNAQPGTAFSIEPSPQANFGHNINVGLPQADPPVKKKRGRPRKYAPDGQVSLGLLPLPVRPKPSSGSDPMTPKRCRGRPPGTGRKQQLSLLGEWMNSSAGLAFAPHVATIAVGEGRFQILCLSGSYLVAEDGGPRSRTGGMSASLSSPDGHVIGGAVATLIAATPVQVVLCSFVYGGSKSKDKHVDAPKDEGESAHRPDDNSVTPKSSVPTSIPSQNYNPSPVNTWPNLRPVDHRNPHADIDLTRG, translated from the exons ATGGATGGGAGAGAAGGCATGGCATTGTCTGGTGGATCGTCTTCATATTACATTCATAGAGGAGGGATACGTGGGTCAGGGTCCGGATCACAAGCTGGTGAATTGCATCTTGCTTCTGGATTCAGATCCTTTTCAAATCCTAACCTGCAGCCTCAGTCCAATGCCCAGCCTGGCACTGCATTTTCCATAGAGCCCTCTCCACAAGCCAATTTTGGTCATAATATAAATGTTGGGTTGCCACAGGCCGACCCACCGGTGAAGAAGAAGCGGGGAAGGCCCCGTAAATATGCCCCGGATGGGCAAGTTTCATTGGGTCTTTTGCCCCTCCCGGTTAGGCCTAAGCCATCTTCTGGGTCAGACCCTATGACCCCTAAAAGATGTAGGGGGCGACCTCCTGGGACTGGGAGGAAGCAGCAGTTGTCACTACTTG GTGAGTGGATGAACAGTTCAGCTGGTCTAGCTTTTGCACCACATGTAGCCACGATCGCAGTTGGAGAG GGTCGTTTTCAAATATTATGCTTGTCAGGTTCCTACTTGGTCGCTGAAGATGGTGGTCCTCGCAGTCGAACTGGTGGCATGAGCGCCTCTCTTTCTAGTCCTGATGGTCATGTCATTGGTGGTGCGGTTGCGACGCTTATCGCAGCAACTCCAGTTCAG GTGGTGTTGTGCAGTTTTGTATACGGTGGTTCCAAGTCCAAGGATAAACATGTGGATGCTCCCAAAGATGAGGGGGAGTCGGCCCATCGACCTGATGATAATTCGGTCACCCCAAAATCATCTGTACCAACTAGCATACCATCTCAAAATTATAACCCCTCTCCAGTGAACACTTGGCCTAATTTGCGGCCAGTCGATCATAGAAATCCTCATGCTGATATCGACTTGACCCGTGGATGA